A genomic window from Thunnus maccoyii chromosome 2, fThuMac1.1, whole genome shotgun sequence includes:
- the LOC121906252 gene encoding contactin-5-like isoform X1 — MFFISAFHVCVTDGNCADKPVFTPSRLVVKFGDPTSAKCLVCQHACLNNTYGLEKSVGVRTINGTTISWEVDSLTEWDISPMCYYTGDDNNQCCSTLPVTVYQPPKNVSFSFLNHSGSMTAGHPYTLQCHVQEVALVGNLNVTFYRGQTELGRLQSNNTEKTPVTDTFTLDINTSKEDDGEQYWCEAKLDLGAGGPQTPPVVESGKLTATVYYEPQLKGSSHPDPITVTKGDHLQLNCSAVGNPSPSYNWMLPSASGSPFSDDILTIESVTLEHKGQYTCSVHNNIGTVTVKFNVDVKENYTYIILAVVLSVIVLAAIVFIIVYIHLYKHNRMGRYNLRDVFHLRSQHVAVPTGELICG; from the exons atgtttttcatctcggcatttcatgtctgtgttacAGATGGAAACTGTGCAGATAAACCTGTATTCACTCCATCCAGACTGGTAGTGAAGTTTGGTGACCCAACCTCTGCCAAGTGCTTAGTTTGTCAGCACGCTTGCCTAAACAATACATATGGTTTGGAAAAGTCTGTGGGGGTCCGTACAATAAATGGAACCACGATTTCATGGGAGGTTGACAGCCTGACTGAATGGGATATATCTCCCATGTGCTATTATACTGGTGATGATAATAACCAGTGTTGTAGCACCCTGCCTGTAACCGTCTATC AGCCtccaaaaaatgtcagtttcagctTCCTAAATCACTCTGGGTCGATGACTGCGGGTCATCCGTACACACTGCAGTGTCACGTCCAGGAAGTTGCTCTTGTTGGTAACCTCAATGTGACCTTCtacagaggacagacagaacTGGGCAGACTACAGtccaacaacacagaaaagacaCCAGTGACTGACACCTTCACTCTGGATATCAACACTAGCAAAGAAGATGATGGAGAACAGTACTGGTGTGAAGCCAAGCTAGACCTGGGAGCTGGAGGACCACAGACTCCTCCAGTGGTGGAGTCAGGAAAACTCACAGCAACAGTCTACT ATGAGCCTCAGCTAAAGGGGTCATCACATCCAGATCCGATCACCGTCACAAAAGGAGACCATCTACAACTGAACTGCTCTGCTGTGGGAAACCCCAGCCCCTCCTACAACTGGATGCTCCCATCAGCCAGTGGTTCCCCCTTCAGTGACGACATTCTCACTATCGAGTCTGTAACTTTGGAGCACAAGGGGCAGTACACCTGTTCTGTCCACAACAACATCGGGACTGTCACTGTGAAGTTTAACGTGGATGTCAAAg AGAACTACACGTACATTATTTTAGCTGTGGTACTATCAGTCATTGTTCTGGCTGCAATTGTCTTCATCATTGTATACATCCATCTGTACAAACACAACCGAATGGGACGGTACAACCTGAGGGACGTTTTCCATCTTCGCTCTCAACATGTTGCTGTGCCTACTGGAGAGTTAATTTGTGGGTGA
- the LOC121906252 gene encoding cell adhesion molecule 1-like isoform X5: protein MCYYTGDDNNQCCSTLPVTVYQPPKNVSFSFLNHSGSMTAGHPYTLQCHVQEVALVGNLNVTFYRGQTELGRLQSNNTEKTPVTDTFTLDINTSKEDDGEQYWCEAKLDLGAGGPQTPPVVESGKLTATVYYEPQLKGSSHPDPITVTKGDHLQLNCSAVGNPSPSYNWMLPSASGSPFSDDILTIESVTLEHKGQYTCSVHNNIGTVTVKFNVDVKENYTYIILAVVLSVIVLAAIVFIIVYIHLYKHNRMGRYNLRDVFHLRSQHVAVPTGELICG, encoded by the exons ATGTGCTATTATACTGGTGATGATAATAACCAGTGTTGTAGCACCCTGCCTGTAACCGTCTATC AGCCtccaaaaaatgtcagtttcagctTCCTAAATCACTCTGGGTCGATGACTGCGGGTCATCCGTACACACTGCAGTGTCACGTCCAGGAAGTTGCTCTTGTTGGTAACCTCAATGTGACCTTCtacagaggacagacagaacTGGGCAGACTACAGtccaacaacacagaaaagacaCCAGTGACTGACACCTTCACTCTGGATATCAACACTAGCAAAGAAGATGATGGAGAACAGTACTGGTGTGAAGCCAAGCTAGACCTGGGAGCTGGAGGACCACAGACTCCTCCAGTGGTGGAGTCAGGAAAACTCACAGCAACAGTCTACT ATGAGCCTCAGCTAAAGGGGTCATCACATCCAGATCCGATCACCGTCACAAAAGGAGACCATCTACAACTGAACTGCTCTGCTGTGGGAAACCCCAGCCCCTCCTACAACTGGATGCTCCCATCAGCCAGTGGTTCCCCCTTCAGTGACGACATTCTCACTATCGAGTCTGTAACTTTGGAGCACAAGGGGCAGTACACCTGTTCTGTCCACAACAACATCGGGACTGTCACTGTGAAGTTTAACGTGGATGTCAAAg AGAACTACACGTACATTATTTTAGCTGTGGTACTATCAGTCATTGTTCTGGCTGCAATTGTCTTCATCATTGTATACATCCATCTGTACAAACACAACCGAATGGGACGGTACAACCTGAGGGACGTTTTCCATCTTCGCTCTCAACATGTTGCTGTGCCTACTGGAGAGTTAATTTGTGGGTGA